The following are from one region of the Streptomyces tuirus genome:
- a CDS encoding acyl-CoA dehydrogenase family protein: MSDLLYSEEEEALRAAVRDLLTDHCDAPGVIARTESDTPHHLALWKALTEGMGLAGLLVPEELDGQGATHREAAVVLEELGRAVAPVPYLTSAVVATEALLACGTDDLLRDLATGTKIGALAVALNVAPGAAYKAVRHENGLLHGELTGIADAAVADVLLVPGDDGGLYAVDASAATVTPRPSLDLTRPLATVTLDGAPGRLLGDAEPGVRRALRAGAGLLASEQYGLAEWALTETVRYLKERKQFNRPVGGFQSIKHRLAQLWLEVVNTRAAARNAADALSNGEDVDVAVTVAQAYAAPVAVHAAEEAVQLHGGIGMTWEHPAHLYLKRAKADSIAYGTPGAHREALAALVDLQAP; the protein is encoded by the coding sequence ATGAGTGACCTGTTGTACTCGGAAGAGGAAGAGGCGCTGCGCGCCGCGGTCCGCGACCTGCTCACCGACCACTGCGACGCGCCCGGCGTCATCGCCCGCACCGAATCGGACACCCCGCACCACCTGGCCCTGTGGAAGGCCCTCACCGAGGGCATGGGCCTCGCCGGCCTGCTGGTGCCCGAGGAACTCGACGGCCAGGGCGCCACGCACCGCGAAGCCGCCGTCGTGCTGGAGGAACTGGGCCGCGCGGTCGCGCCCGTGCCGTATCTGACGAGCGCGGTCGTCGCCACCGAGGCCCTGCTGGCCTGCGGCACCGACGACCTGCTCCGCGACCTCGCGACCGGCACGAAGATCGGCGCCCTCGCGGTCGCCCTGAACGTCGCACCGGGCGCCGCCTACAAGGCCGTCCGGCACGAGAACGGGCTGCTGCACGGCGAACTCACCGGCATCGCGGACGCGGCCGTCGCGGACGTGCTGCTCGTGCCGGGCGACGACGGCGGTCTGTACGCGGTCGACGCCTCCGCCGCGACCGTCACGCCCCGGCCCTCCCTGGACCTGACGCGGCCGCTCGCGACCGTCACTCTCGACGGCGCGCCGGGCCGGCTGCTGGGCGACGCCGAACCCGGTGTACGCAGGGCCCTGCGCGCCGGCGCCGGGCTGCTCGCCTCCGAGCAGTACGGGCTGGCCGAGTGGGCGCTCACGGAGACCGTCCGCTACCTCAAGGAACGCAAGCAGTTCAACCGGCCCGTCGGCGGCTTCCAGTCGATCAAGCACCGGCTGGCCCAGCTGTGGCTGGAGGTCGTCAACACCCGCGCGGCCGCCCGCAACGCCGCCGACGCGCTGTCGAACGGCGAGGACGTGGACGTGGCCGTCACCGTCGCCCAGGCCTACGCCGCGCCGGTGGCCGTGCACGCCGCCGAGGAGGCCGTCCAACTGCACGGCGGCATCGGCATGACGTGGGAGCACCCCGCGCATCTGTACCTCAAGCGCGCCAAGGCCGACTCGATCGCCTACGGCACGCCGGGCGCCCACCGCGAGGCACTGGCCGCACTGGTCGACCTCCAGGCTCCCTGA
- a CDS encoding acyl-CoA dehydrogenase family protein, which yields MTDAEELRNRTRELLAAHPPAFTDRLDFLRARFDAGLAWVHYPEGLGGLGAPRSLQAVVDAELEAAGAPDNDPRRIGIGLGMAAPTILQYGTEEQKRRFLRPLWTGEEVWCQLFSEPGAGSDLAALGTRAVREDGGPSRSSEAESGGDWVVNGQKVWTSSAHVARWAILIARTDPDVAKHRGITYFVCDMTDPGVEVRPLRQITGEAEFNEVFLTDVRIPDAGRLGAVGEGWKVAQTTLNNERVAIGGMRLPREGGMIGPISKTWRERPELRTHDLHQRLLKLWVESEVSRLTAERLRQQLVAGQPGPEGAGMKLAFARLNQEISGLEVELLGEEGLLYDDWTMRRPELVDFTGREAGYRYLRSKGNSIEGGTSEVLLNIVAERVLGLPAEPRTDKDVAWKDLAR from the coding sequence ATGACCGACGCCGAGGAACTGCGCAACCGTACCCGGGAGTTGCTGGCCGCCCACCCGCCGGCCTTCACCGACCGTCTTGACTTCCTGCGGGCCCGCTTCGACGCCGGCCTCGCCTGGGTGCACTACCCGGAGGGCCTCGGCGGGCTCGGCGCTCCCCGCTCCCTCCAGGCCGTGGTGGACGCCGAGCTGGAGGCCGCCGGGGCGCCCGACAACGACCCGCGGCGCATCGGCATCGGCCTCGGCATGGCCGCGCCGACGATCCTCCAGTACGGCACCGAGGAGCAGAAGCGGCGCTTCCTCCGGCCCCTGTGGACCGGCGAGGAGGTCTGGTGCCAGCTGTTCAGCGAGCCGGGCGCCGGGTCCGACCTCGCCGCGCTGGGCACCCGGGCCGTCCGTGAGGATGGGGGCCCCTCCCGCTCGAGCGAAGCCGAGAGTGGGGGAGACTGGGTCGTCAACGGGCAGAAGGTCTGGACGTCCAGCGCCCATGTCGCCCGCTGGGCGATCCTCATCGCCCGCACCGACCCGGACGTGGCCAAGCACCGGGGCATCACGTACTTCGTCTGCGACATGACCGACCCGGGTGTCGAGGTGCGGCCGCTGCGGCAGATCACCGGCGAGGCCGAGTTCAACGAGGTGTTCCTCACCGACGTCCGCATCCCGGACGCGGGGCGCCTCGGCGCCGTCGGCGAGGGCTGGAAGGTCGCGCAGACCACGCTGAACAACGAGCGCGTGGCCATCGGCGGCATGCGACTGCCCCGCGAGGGCGGCATGATCGGCCCGATCTCGAAGACCTGGCGCGAGCGGCCCGAGCTGCGCACCCACGACCTGCACCAGCGGCTGCTGAAGCTCTGGGTGGAGTCCGAGGTCTCGCGCCTCACCGCGGAACGGCTGCGTCAGCAGCTCGTCGCCGGCCAGCCCGGCCCCGAGGGCGCCGGCATGAAACTGGCCTTCGCCCGCCTCAACCAGGAGATCAGCGGCCTGGAGGTGGAACTCCTCGGCGAGGAGGGCCTGCTGTACGACGACTGGACCATGCGGCGCCCCGAGCTGGTCGACTTCACCGGCCGCGAGGCCGGCTACCGCTACCTGCGCTCCAAGGGCAACAGCATCGAGGGCGGGACCAGCGAGGTCCTGCTGAACATCGTCGCCGAGCGCGTCCTGGGCCTGCCCGCCGAGCCGCGCACCGACAAGGACGTCGCCTGGAAGGACCTCGCCCGATGA
- a CDS encoding NADPH:quinone oxidoreductase family protein, translating into MQAWQVHENGEPGEVMRLENVEPPTPGDGQVLLKVRAANINFPDALLCRGQYQVRPPLPFTPGVEICGETEDGRRVIANPALPHGGFAEYAVADAAALLPAPDALDDAEAAALHIGYQTGWFGLHRRAGLQAGETLLVHAAAGGVGSAAVQLGKAAGATVIGVVGGSGKAAVARELGCDVVIDRRSEDVVAAVKEATGGRGADVIYDPVGGEAYTQSTKVVAFEGRIVVVGFAGGTIPSPGLNHALVKNYSILGLHWGLYNTKHPKLVQHCHEQLTELAARGAIKPLVSERVPLGGAAAAVQKVADGLTTGRIAVVLEETA; encoded by the coding sequence ATGCAGGCATGGCAAGTGCACGAGAACGGCGAGCCGGGCGAGGTGATGCGGCTCGAGAACGTGGAGCCGCCCACGCCCGGTGACGGCCAGGTCCTGCTGAAGGTACGGGCGGCCAACATCAACTTCCCGGACGCCCTGCTCTGCCGCGGCCAGTACCAGGTCAGGCCCCCGCTGCCGTTCACCCCGGGCGTGGAGATCTGCGGTGAGACCGAGGACGGCCGCCGGGTGATCGCCAACCCGGCCCTGCCCCACGGCGGCTTCGCCGAGTACGCCGTCGCGGACGCCGCAGCCCTGCTGCCCGCGCCGGACGCCCTCGACGACGCCGAGGCCGCGGCCCTGCACATCGGCTACCAGACCGGCTGGTTCGGTCTGCACCGCCGGGCCGGTCTTCAGGCCGGCGAGACCCTGCTCGTCCACGCTGCCGCTGGAGGGGTCGGCAGCGCGGCCGTGCAGCTCGGGAAGGCCGCCGGCGCCACCGTCATCGGTGTCGTCGGCGGCTCCGGGAAGGCGGCCGTCGCCCGGGAGCTGGGCTGCGACGTGGTGATCGACCGGCGTTCCGAGGACGTCGTCGCCGCCGTCAAGGAGGCCACCGGCGGCCGAGGGGCCGACGTGATCTACGACCCGGTCGGCGGCGAGGCCTACACCCAGTCCACGAAGGTCGTCGCCTTCGAGGGGCGCATCGTGGTCGTCGGCTTCGCCGGCGGCACGATCCCCAGCCCGGGCCTGAACCACGCCCTGGTGAAGAACTACTCGATCCTCGGCCTGCACTGGGGCCTGTACAACACCAAGCACCCCAAGCTCGTCCAGCACTGCCACGAGCAGCTCACCGAGCTGGCCGCCCGGGGCGCGATCAAGCCGCTGGTGAGCGAGCGCGTGCCGCTCGGCGGGGCGGCCGCCGCCGTGCAGAAGGTGGCGGACGGCCTGACCACCGGCCGCATCGCGGTCGTCCTGGAGGAGACGGCATGA
- a CDS encoding helix-turn-helix domain-containing protein, whose translation MTTDEVLASVGPRLRQMRKEREVTLAALSETTGISVSTLSRLESGLRKPSLELLLPIARAHKVALDELVGTLPPGDPRVRSKPIVMGGRTAWPLTRQPGGLQAYKVLEPKRRQEPDPRTHEGYEWLYVLSGRLRVVLGEHDVVLTAGEAAEFDTRVPHWFGSTGEGPVEFLSLFGPQGERMHVRARPKGA comes from the coding sequence ATGACGACGGACGAGGTACTCGCGAGCGTGGGCCCCCGGCTGCGGCAGATGCGCAAGGAACGGGAGGTGACCCTGGCGGCGCTCTCCGAGACCACGGGCATCTCCGTCAGCACCCTCTCGCGGCTGGAGTCCGGCCTGCGTAAACCCAGTCTGGAACTGCTGCTGCCCATCGCGCGCGCTCACAAGGTGGCGCTGGACGAACTGGTCGGCACCCTGCCCCCCGGTGATCCACGCGTGCGGTCGAAGCCGATCGTCATGGGCGGCCGCACCGCCTGGCCCCTCACCCGCCAGCCCGGCGGTCTGCAGGCCTACAAGGTCCTCGAACCCAAGCGCAGGCAGGAGCCGGATCCCCGCACGCACGAGGGCTATGAGTGGCTGTACGTGCTGTCCGGGAGGCTGCGCGTGGTGCTGGGCGAGCACGACGTGGTGCTCACGGCGGGGGAGGCGGCCGAGTTCGACACCCGGGTGCCGCACTGGTTCGGGTCGACGGGGGAGGGGCCCGTGGAGTTCCTCAGCCTGTTCGGGCCACAGGGTGAGCGGATGCATGTGCGGGCCCGGCCGAAGGGCGCGTGA
- a CDS encoding NAD(P)/FAD-dependent oxidoreductase has protein sequence MTEKYAVVVIGGGAAGLSAALVLGRARHRTLVVDAGEPRNAPAAHMQGFLTRDGMPPAEFLALGREEIARYGVELVRDRVVEVTRGEDLTGVQGRDVSESQGEGLTAAQGKDFTGGQGEDFTVVLAGGRTVRARRLVVATGLKDELPAVAGVAERFGRDVLHCPFCHGWEVRDQPFGVLASSPASVHQALMVSQWSKDVRFFLHTVAEEELSDEDLRRLAAAGVEVVPGEVTGLVVEDDRLTGIRLADGTEHARSVLFLAPRAVPRTGLLESLGAELHDTPFGAYPVVDATGLTTVPGVWAAGNAIGFAEQVVHAASGGYRAASAIVGDLLMADLDAAAQV, from the coding sequence ATGACCGAGAAGTACGCAGTGGTCGTCATCGGCGGAGGTGCGGCGGGCCTGTCCGCGGCACTGGTGCTGGGGCGGGCCCGGCACCGCACGCTGGTGGTCGACGCGGGCGAACCGCGCAACGCCCCCGCCGCCCACATGCAGGGCTTCCTCACACGCGACGGCATGCCGCCCGCCGAGTTCCTGGCGCTCGGCCGGGAGGAGATCGCGCGCTACGGCGTGGAACTCGTGCGCGACCGGGTGGTGGAGGTGACGCGGGGCGAGGACCTCACCGGCGTCCAGGGAAGGGACGTCAGCGAGTCACAGGGTGAGGGCCTCACCGCGGCGCAGGGCAAGGACTTCACCGGGGGGCAGGGAGAGGACTTCACCGTGGTGCTGGCCGGCGGCCGGACCGTGCGGGCCCGGCGGCTGGTCGTCGCGACCGGGCTGAAGGACGAGCTGCCCGCGGTCGCCGGGGTCGCCGAGCGGTTCGGCCGGGACGTGCTGCACTGCCCGTTCTGCCACGGCTGGGAGGTGCGCGACCAGCCCTTCGGGGTGCTGGCGTCGAGCCCGGCGAGTGTGCACCAGGCGCTGATGGTGTCCCAGTGGTCGAAGGATGTGCGGTTCTTCCTGCACACGGTGGCCGAGGAGGAGCTGTCCGACGAGGATCTGCGCCGGCTCGCCGCCGCCGGGGTGGAGGTGGTGCCCGGCGAGGTCACGGGGCTGGTGGTCGAGGACGACCGGCTCACCGGCATCCGCCTCGCGGACGGCACGGAGCACGCGCGCTCGGTGCTGTTCCTTGCGCCCCGGGCCGTTCCGCGGACCGGCCTGCTGGAATCGCTCGGCGCCGAGCTGCACGACACACCGTTCGGCGCGTATCCGGTGGTCGACGCGACCGGCCTGACGACCGTGCCGGGCGTGTGGGCCGCGGGCAACGCGATCGGGTTCGCCGAGCAGGTCGTGCACGCGGCCAGCGGCGGATACCGGGCGGCGTCGGCGATCGTCGGTGATCTGCTGATGGCCGACCTCGACGCGGCCGCCCAGGTGTAG
- a CDS encoding ATP-dependent DNA ligase yields MLLHRLARVSQEVAATSARSRKTALLAELFRDAEPDDVPIVIPYLAGRLPQGRIGVGWKVLSRPVEPAAEPGLTVREVDARLAELAKVSGPGSQAERARLVGELMGAATEDEQRFLLGLLTGEVRQGALDAVAVEGLAQATGAPPADVRRAVMLAGSLQTVAQALLADGPAALDRFRLTVGRPVWPMLAHSASSVAEAVDKLGACAVEEKLDGIRVQVHRDGDTVRLYTRTLDDITDRLPEVTAAALELGGERFILDGEVISFDEAGRPRSFQETAGRVGSRTDVATAARAVPVSPVFFDALSVDGHDLLDLPFAERHAELARLVPEPMRVRRTLVSGPDDTPTAEEFLAETLKRGHEGVVAKALDAPYSAGRRGASWLKVKPVHTLDLVVLAAEWGHGRRTGKLSNLHLGARTADGGLAMLGKTFKGMTDALLTWQTERLQQLAVEADDHVVRVRPELVVEIAYDGLQRSTRYPAGVTLRFARVVRYREDKRPEDADTVETLLAAHPEVTP; encoded by the coding sequence ATGCTGCTGCACCGGCTGGCCCGCGTGTCCCAGGAGGTCGCCGCCACCTCGGCGCGGTCCCGCAAGACAGCCCTGCTCGCGGAGCTCTTCCGGGACGCGGAGCCCGACGACGTGCCGATCGTCATCCCGTACCTGGCGGGACGGCTGCCACAAGGGCGGATCGGCGTCGGCTGGAAGGTGCTGAGCCGCCCGGTCGAACCGGCGGCCGAGCCGGGCCTGACCGTGCGGGAAGTGGACGCGAGACTGGCCGAGCTCGCCAAGGTGTCAGGACCGGGCTCCCAGGCCGAACGGGCCCGGCTGGTCGGGGAGCTGATGGGCGCCGCCACCGAGGACGAGCAGCGCTTCCTGCTCGGGCTGCTCACCGGGGAGGTGCGGCAGGGCGCCCTGGACGCCGTGGCGGTGGAAGGGCTCGCCCAGGCGACCGGGGCGCCGCCCGCGGACGTACGGCGGGCCGTGATGCTCGCGGGCTCCCTCCAGACGGTCGCGCAGGCCCTGCTCGCGGACGGCCCCGCCGCCCTCGACCGCTTCCGCCTCACCGTCGGCCGTCCGGTCTGGCCGATGCTCGCGCACAGCGCCTCCTCGGTGGCCGAGGCGGTGGACAAGCTGGGCGCCTGCGCGGTCGAGGAGAAGCTGGACGGCATCCGCGTCCAGGTGCACCGGGACGGCGACACCGTACGGCTCTACACCCGCACCCTCGACGACATCACCGACCGGTTGCCCGAAGTGACGGCGGCCGCGCTGGAGTTGGGGGGCGAGCGGTTCATCCTGGACGGCGAGGTGATCTCCTTCGACGAGGCCGGGCGCCCGCGCTCGTTCCAGGAGACCGCCGGCCGCGTCGGCTCCCGCACGGACGTGGCGACCGCCGCCCGAGCCGTGCCGGTCTCCCCCGTCTTCTTCGACGCGCTGTCCGTCGACGGCCACGACCTGCTCGACCTGCCGTTCGCCGAGCGGCACGCCGAACTGGCCCGGCTGGTGCCCGAGCCGATGCGGGTGCGGCGCACCCTGGTGTCCGGGCCGGACGACACGCCCACGGCGGAGGAGTTCCTCGCCGAGACCCTGAAGCGCGGCCACGAGGGCGTCGTCGCCAAGGCGCTCGACGCCCCCTACAGCGCGGGCCGGCGCGGCGCCTCCTGGCTGAAGGTCAAGCCTGTCCACACCCTCGACCTGGTCGTCCTGGCCGCCGAGTGGGGCCATGGCCGCCGCACCGGCAAGCTCTCCAACCTCCACCTCGGCGCCCGCACCGCCGACGGCGGCCTCGCCATGCTCGGCAAGACGTTCAAGGGCATGACCGACGCGCTGCTCACCTGGCAGACCGAACGCCTCCAGCAGCTGGCCGTCGAGGCCGACGACCACGTGGTGCGAGTCCGCCCCGAACTCGTCGTCGAGATCGCCTACGACGGGCTGCAGCGCTCCACCCGCTACCCGGCCGGCGTCACCCTCCGCTTCGCCCGTGTCGTCCGCTACCGGGAGGACAAGCGCCCCGAGGACGCCGACACGGTCGAGACGCTGCTCGCCGCGCACCCGGAGGTGACGCCGTGA
- a CDS encoding NUDIX domain-containing protein, with amino-acid sequence MKRSAGLLLFHPGDNGLEVLLGHMGGPFFARRDAGAWTVIKGEYEPDEPAWEAARREFQEELGVPPPDGEAIDLGEVRQTGGKIVKVWAIRADLDPATITPGTFRMEWPPRSGRLQEFPEVDRVAWFGLDRARSVIVKAQVAFLDRLAEHSP; translated from the coding sequence GTGAAGCGCAGCGCCGGTCTGCTGCTCTTCCACCCCGGCGACAACGGCCTCGAGGTGCTGCTCGGCCACATGGGCGGCCCGTTCTTCGCCCGGCGCGACGCCGGGGCGTGGACCGTGATCAAGGGCGAGTACGAGCCGGACGAGCCCGCCTGGGAGGCCGCCCGCCGCGAGTTCCAGGAGGAACTGGGCGTGCCCCCGCCCGACGGCGAGGCCATCGACCTCGGCGAGGTCCGGCAGACAGGCGGCAAGATCGTCAAGGTCTGGGCGATCCGGGCGGACCTCGACCCGGCGACGATCACGCCCGGCACCTTCCGCATGGAGTGGCCGCCGAGGTCGGGGCGGCTCCAGGAGTTCCCGGAAGTCGACCGGGTGGCCTGGTTCGGCCTCGACCGGGCCCGGTCGGTGATCGTCAAGGCCCAGGTGGCGTTTCTCGACCGGCTGGCGGAGCACTCGCCCTGA
- a CDS encoding NADP-dependent succinic semialdehyde dehydrogenase: MPIATVNPANGETLKTYEAMGEQEIERRLQLAEATFRTYRTTTFDERARLLHRAADLLDEDQQDIARVLTTEMGKPIQQARAEAAKCAKAMRWFADHAEELLADEEPADSDVKDSGASRVRVRYRPLGPVLAVMPWNFPLWQVIRFAAPALMAGNVGLLKHASNVPQTALYLEDLFHRAGFTEGTFQTLLIGSGAVDEILRDERVKAATLTGSEPAGRAVASTAGEMIKKTVLELGGSDPFVVMPSADIDRAAKVAVTARVQNNGQSCIAAKRFIVHTDVYDAFAERFTAGMKALKVGDPMADDTEVGPLASEQGLRDVEELVDDAVRGGAQVLCGGERPDGPGWYYTPSVLAGITREMRIHREEAFGPVATLYRAADLDEAVLIANDSPFGLSSNVWTRDEEEVDRFVRDLEAGGVFFNGMTASHPAFPFGGVKRSGYGRELSGHGIREFCNITTVWHGA, from the coding sequence ATGCCCATCGCAACGGTGAACCCGGCGAACGGCGAGACGCTCAAGACGTACGAGGCCATGGGAGAGCAGGAGATCGAGCGCCGGCTCCAGCTCGCCGAGGCCACGTTCCGCACGTACCGGACGACGACCTTCGACGAGCGCGCCCGGCTGCTGCACCGGGCCGCCGACCTCCTCGACGAGGATCAGCAGGACATCGCCCGCGTGCTGACCACCGAGATGGGCAAGCCGATCCAGCAGGCCCGGGCCGAGGCGGCGAAGTGCGCCAAGGCGATGCGCTGGTTCGCCGACCACGCCGAGGAACTCCTCGCCGACGAGGAACCCGCCGACTCCGACGTGAAGGACTCCGGCGCCTCACGCGTGCGGGTCCGCTACCGGCCGCTCGGTCCGGTGCTCGCGGTGATGCCCTGGAACTTCCCGCTGTGGCAGGTGATCCGCTTTGCCGCGCCGGCCCTGATGGCAGGCAACGTGGGTCTGCTCAAGCACGCCTCGAACGTCCCGCAGACCGCGCTCTACCTGGAGGATCTCTTCCACCGGGCGGGCTTCACCGAGGGCACCTTCCAGACCCTGCTGATCGGCTCCGGCGCGGTCGACGAGATCCTGCGCGACGAGCGGGTCAAGGCCGCCACGCTCACCGGCAGCGAGCCGGCGGGCCGGGCGGTCGCCTCCACCGCCGGAGAGATGATCAAGAAGACGGTGCTGGAGCTGGGCGGCAGTGACCCGTTCGTGGTCATGCCGTCCGCCGACATCGACCGGGCCGCCAAGGTCGCGGTGACCGCGCGGGTGCAGAACAACGGGCAGTCCTGCATCGCCGCGAAGCGGTTCATCGTGCACACGGACGTCTACGACGCCTTCGCCGAGCGGTTCACCGCGGGCATGAAGGCGCTGAAGGTCGGCGACCCCATGGCCGACGACACCGAGGTCGGGCCGCTCGCCAGCGAGCAGGGGCTGCGCGATGTGGAGGAACTGGTCGACGACGCCGTACGCGGTGGAGCGCAGGTGCTGTGCGGTGGCGAACGGCCGGACGGACCCGGCTGGTACTACACGCCGTCGGTCCTCGCCGGCATCACCCGCGAGATGCGGATCCACCGGGAGGAGGCGTTCGGGCCGGTCGCGACGCTGTACCGGGCGGCCGACCTGGACGAGGCCGTGCTGATCGCGAACGACTCTCCGTTCGGGCTGAGTTCGAACGTCTGGACGCGGGACGAAGAGGAGGTCGACCGCTTCGTACGGGACCTGGAGGCCGGCGGCGTGTTCTTCAACGGCATGACCGCGTCCCATCCGGCGTTCCCGTTCGGCGGTGTGAAGCGGTCCGGGTACGGACGTGAGCTGTCCGGGCACGGAATCCGGGAGTTCTGCAACATCACCACTGTTTGGCATGGTGCGTGA
- a CDS encoding DUF6213 family protein, whose amino-acid sequence MNREVTLPLIVDDRGALQVSAADVSKLLRTVGGRWVRLVEGGESGLDEDTVAELAIELAKLADRIDVACIAHSSGTAT is encoded by the coding sequence GTGAACCGCGAAGTGACTCTGCCTCTGATCGTCGACGACCGCGGGGCCTTGCAGGTGTCTGCCGCGGATGTCAGCAAACTCTTGCGGACGGTGGGGGGCCGGTGGGTGCGGCTCGTGGAGGGCGGGGAGTCGGGGCTGGACGAGGACACGGTGGCCGAGTTGGCCATCGAGCTGGCGAAACTGGCCGATCGCATCGATGTGGCGTGTATCGCGCACAGCAGTGGGACGGCGACGTAA
- a CDS encoding thiaminase II/PqqC family protein: MAEGEALAGERLTAFTRACGVDERGEASYEPLPGCQAYPAYVAWLALNASPADVVLALTANFSAWGGYCATIATALRERYGFTEEACAFFDFFAQPAPELDRLAVAAVEAALNAGRLDKERAHEYGRLLQHYEASFWSALSGVSP, encoded by the coding sequence CTGGCCGAGGGCGAGGCGCTGGCGGGTGAGCGGCTGACGGCGTTCACCCGAGCGTGCGGCGTGGACGAGCGGGGGGAGGCGTCGTACGAGCCCCTGCCCGGCTGCCAGGCATACCCCGCGTACGTGGCCTGGCTGGCCCTGAACGCCTCACCGGCGGACGTGGTCCTTGCGCTGACGGCCAACTTCTCGGCGTGGGGCGGCTATTGCGCGACGATCGCGACCGCGCTGCGGGAGCGGTACGGCTTCACCGAGGAGGCCTGCGCCTTCTTCGACTTCTTCGCGCAGCCGGCACCGGAGCTGGACCGGCTGGCGGTGGCGGCGGTGGAGGCGGCCCTGAACGCCGGTCGCCTCGACAAGGAGCGAGCACACGAATACGGCCGTCTCCTGCAGCACTACGAGGCGAGCTTCTGGTCGGCACTCAGTGGCGTGAGCCCCTAG
- a CDS encoding type III polyketide synthase, translating into MATLCRPSVSVPEHVITMEETLELARERHAGHPQLPLALRLIQNTGVRTRHIVQPIAETLKHPGFEDRNKLYEAEAKARVPAVVQRALDDAELLTTEVDLIIYVSCTGFMMPSLTAWLINEMGFDPTTRQLPVAQLGCAAGGAAINRAHDFCTAYPEANALIVACEFCSLCYQPTDIGVGSLLSNGLFGDGVAAAVVRGRGGEGVRLERNGSYLIPKTDDWIMYDVKATGFHFLLDKRVPSTMEPLAPVLKDLAADHGWDATGLDFYIVHAGGPRILDDLSTFLHVDPHAFRFSRATLTEYGNIASAVVLDALRRLFDDGGPGDQARGLLAGFGPGITAEMSLGRWHGADETR; encoded by the coding sequence ATGGCGACTTTGTGCAGACCCTCGGTGTCCGTCCCAGAGCACGTGATCACGATGGAGGAGACGCTGGAGCTGGCGCGGGAGCGCCACGCCGGCCACCCCCAACTGCCGCTGGCCCTCCGGCTGATACAGAACACCGGTGTGCGCACGCGGCACATCGTGCAGCCCATCGCGGAGACGCTGAAGCACCCCGGGTTCGAGGACCGCAACAAGCTCTACGAGGCCGAGGCGAAGGCCCGGGTGCCGGCGGTCGTGCAGCGGGCGCTGGACGACGCGGAGCTGCTCACCACCGAGGTGGACCTGATCATCTACGTGTCGTGCACGGGCTTCATGATGCCCTCGCTCACGGCGTGGCTGATCAACGAGATGGGTTTCGACCCGACGACCCGTCAGCTGCCGGTGGCCCAGCTGGGTTGTGCGGCCGGCGGCGCGGCGATCAACCGTGCGCACGACTTCTGCACGGCGTATCCCGAGGCCAACGCGCTGATCGTGGCCTGCGAGTTCTGCTCGCTGTGCTACCAGCCCACCGACATCGGCGTCGGCTCGCTGCTGTCGAACGGTCTGTTCGGTGACGGCGTCGCCGCCGCCGTGGTCCGCGGCCGGGGCGGCGAGGGCGTCCGCCTGGAGCGCAACGGCTCCTACCTGATCCCCAAGACCGACGACTGGATCATGTACGACGTGAAGGCGACCGGCTTCCACTTCCTGCTGGACAAGCGGGTCCCGTCGACGATGGAGCCGCTCGCGCCGGTGCTGAAGGACCTGGCTGCCGACCACGGCTGGGACGCGACCGGGCTGGACTTCTACATCGTCCACGCGGGTGGGCCCCGCATCCTCGACGACCTCAGCACCTTCCTGCACGTCGACCCGCACGCCTTCCGCTTCAGCCGGGCCACGCTCACCGAGTACGGCAACATCGCCAGCGCCGTCGTCCTCGACGCGCTGCGCCGGCTGTTCGACGACGGCGGCCCCGGGGACCAGGCGCGCGGGCTGCTCGCCGGGTTCGGTCCGGGCATCACCGCCGAGATGTCCCTGGGCCGCTGGCACGGCGCGGACGAGACGAGGTGA
- a CDS encoding cupin domain-containing protein — protein MTATEGLLVPPGQGRIMQTPAQHVTFKVTGTYSRVASTFEVVVPPGFDVGAHVHTRSEELFYVLEGELDVLAFEPRIRTPDRWQRWESASGNRVVRATPGTVIVVPPGCPHAFANPTDTPAKLFFQASPPPDHERYFEELLEILDGGGPPDQAAIRELRARYDIEQLTPLRHR, from the coding sequence ATGACGGCGACCGAGGGGCTGCTCGTCCCGCCCGGCCAGGGCCGGATCATGCAGACCCCCGCACAGCACGTCACCTTCAAGGTGACCGGCACGTACTCGCGTGTGGCCTCCACGTTCGAGGTGGTCGTGCCGCCGGGCTTCGACGTCGGCGCCCATGTGCACACGCGCAGCGAGGAGTTGTTCTACGTGCTCGAGGGCGAGCTGGACGTCCTCGCGTTCGAGCCGCGGATCCGCACGCCCGACCGCTGGCAGAGGTGGGAGTCCGCCTCGGGCAACCGGGTGGTGCGGGCGACTCCGGGGACGGTGATCGTCGTACCCCCGGGGTGCCCGCACGCCTTCGCCAACCCGACGGACACCCCGGCCAAGCTGTTCTTCCAGGCGAGCCCGCCGCCGGACCACGAGCGGTACTTCGAGGAACTGCTGGAGATCCTCGACGGCGGGGGCCCGCCGGACCAGGCGGCGATCCGGGAACTGCGGGCGCGCTATGACATCGAGCAGCTGACGCCGCTCCGACACCGTTAG